The following coding sequences are from one Gemmatimonadales bacterium window:
- the crcB gene encoding fluoride efflux transporter CrcB, which translates to MSQPQITPLYLVTVALGSAVGGAARFALTIVTQSRTDAAFPVGTFVVNILGCLALGALVQLTAGRSTVTQLLLTTGFCGGFTTFSTFSYESIALIQNGLWARAGAYVAGSVVLGLAAFWCGMAATRAMAGVIAS; encoded by the coding sequence ATGTCGCAGCCACAGATCACGCCACTCTATCTGGTGACAGTCGCGCTCGGCAGCGCCGTCGGCGGTGCCGCACGATTTGCGCTGACGATCGTGACGCAGAGCCGCACCGATGCAGCCTTCCCGGTCGGCACGTTCGTCGTCAACATTCTCGGCTGCCTGGCGCTCGGCGCGCTGGTGCAACTCACCGCCGGCCGGTCGACCGTGACGCAGTTGCTGCTGACCACCGGATTCTGCGGGGGCTTCACCACCTTCTCGACCTTCAGCTACGAGTCGATCGCGCTGATCCAGAACGGCCTATGGGCGCGAGCCGGAGCGTATGTCGCAGGAAGCGTTGTGCTCGGGCTCGCGGCGTTCTGGTGCGGCATGGCCGCGACGCGCGCAATGGCAGGCGTCATCGCAAGCTGA
- a CDS encoding autorepressor SdpR family transcription factor, producing the protein MLDRTFRALADPTRRRILQLLRDADLPAGELAGHFDMAFASVSHHLQVLRDAGLVQTRREGQFIIYSLNTTVFQDALQHMLDISGRTDGKAPRTRSRGKP; encoded by the coding sequence ATGCTCGACCGGACCTTCCGCGCCCTCGCCGACCCGACCCGGCGCCGGATCCTGCAACTGCTTCGAGATGCAGACCTTCCGGCGGGAGAACTCGCCGGGCATTTCGACATGGCGTTCGCCTCGGTGTCGCATCATCTCCAGGTGTTGCGCGACGCCGGGCTGGTGCAGACCCGCCGAGAGGGTCAATTCATCATCTACTCGCTCAATACCACCGTCTTCCAGGACGCGCTCCAGCACATGCTCGACATTTCCGGCCGGACTGACGGGAAGGCACCGCGAACCCGCTCGCGAGGAAAACCATGA
- a CDS encoding D-glycerate dehydrogenase — MAALPRVIVTRRLPGAVESLLREHFDVQLAPRDQPTTADDLQRALGHADGVLATVTDKFTGEVLAAYPLRTRIIANFGVGTDNIDLVAAQAHEIVVTNTPDVLTDSTADLAIGLMLMTLRRAGEGERQLRSGRWLGWSPTHLLGAHLTGRTLGIVGMGRIGRAVAHRAHHGFGMRVLCFNPSPLSPVDLDQVGAEPRATLEMLLAEADVVSLHCPSTAETRGLINASRLAQMKRGSFLINTARGDIIDDDALVSALVAGHIAGAGLDVFRGEPNVDRRFLGLDNVVLLPHLGSATRETREAMGFLAAENLLAFFAGKPVPNRVV, encoded by the coding sequence ATGGCGGCACTCCCGCGCGTCATCGTGACTCGGCGGCTTCCGGGAGCGGTCGAATCGCTGCTTCGCGAACACTTTGACGTGCAGCTCGCACCGCGCGATCAGCCCACCACAGCAGACGATCTGCAGCGAGCGCTCGGCCACGCCGACGGCGTCCTTGCGACGGTGACCGACAAGTTCACCGGAGAAGTGCTTGCGGCGTATCCGCTGCGCACCCGGATCATCGCCAACTTCGGCGTCGGCACCGACAACATCGATCTGGTCGCCGCGCAAGCCCACGAAATCGTCGTGACCAATACGCCGGACGTCCTGACCGACTCGACGGCGGATCTTGCGATCGGACTCATGCTGATGACGCTACGACGCGCCGGCGAAGGGGAGCGGCAGCTTCGCTCGGGGCGATGGCTCGGCTGGAGCCCCACCCATCTCCTGGGAGCGCATCTGACCGGCCGTACACTCGGGATCGTCGGGATGGGTCGGATCGGCCGAGCTGTTGCCCACCGCGCCCACCACGGGTTCGGCATGCGGGTGCTCTGCTTCAATCCGTCGCCGCTCTCGCCCGTCGACCTCGATCAGGTCGGCGCCGAGCCGCGCGCGACGCTGGAGATGTTGCTGGCAGAGGCTGACGTCGTTTCGTTGCACTGCCCGAGTACGGCGGAGACCCGCGGACTGATCAATGCATCGCGGCTGGCTCAGATGAAGCGCGGATCATTCCTGATCAACACGGCGCGAGGCGACATCATCGACGACGACGCCCTCGTCTCCGCGCTCGTTGCGGGCCACATCGCCGGCGCCGGTCTTGATGTCTTTCGCGGGGAGCCGAACGTCGACCGCCGCTTTCTCGGTCTCGACAACGTGGTGCTTCTTCCGCACCTCGGCTCCGCCACGCGCGAGACCCGCGAGGCGATGGGGTTCCTGGCGGCGGAGAATCTGCTGGCGTTCTTCGCCGGGAAGCCGGTGCCGAACCGGGTGGTATAG
- a CDS encoding aminotransferase class V-fold PLP-dependent enzyme yields the protein MPGRHHLFVPGPSNIPDRILRAMHRASEDHRSVEFPDLVLPLLDQTRRLFATATGTVALFPSSGSGGWEAALTNTLPAGSHVLLPGAGQFASLWGDAARRLGYEVTTFADLAWGAPPPPDRIAEALNSDRDRHIAAVLIVHNETSTGVTADLPAIRRAIDSTGHPALLMSDGVSAIASLEYQHDAWGVDVAITGSQKGLMLPAGLALLALSQRALDAIDHGAPRAYFDLKPMLAQNQTGYFPYTPSIPMLYGLRESLAMLREEGLPEVFARHARLAAGVRAAVAAWKLSICCRERSAESNTVTTIYTPDGVDASKLIKHAFTRYNLSLGGGLGPLAGKAFRIGHLGDLNEGMVLGALGLVEMALLDSGVKLDPGAGVAAAQRSWLAS from the coding sequence ATGCCAGGACGACACCACCTCTTTGTTCCGGGGCCGAGCAACATCCCCGACCGCATTCTTCGGGCGATGCATCGCGCCTCCGAGGATCACCGCTCGGTCGAGTTTCCCGACCTGGTCCTCCCGTTGCTCGACCAGACCAGAAGGCTCTTCGCGACGGCGACGGGAACAGTGGCGCTCTTTCCGTCGAGCGGCAGCGGCGGCTGGGAGGCGGCGTTGACGAATACGCTTCCGGCAGGATCGCACGTCCTGTTGCCGGGCGCAGGGCAGTTCGCATCGCTCTGGGGGGATGCGGCGCGACGGCTTGGGTATGAGGTCACAACGTTTGCCGATCTCGCATGGGGCGCGCCGCCTCCCCCTGATCGGATTGCCGAGGCACTCAACAGCGATCGCGACCGCCATATCGCGGCGGTCCTGATCGTCCACAACGAGACGTCGACCGGCGTGACCGCCGATCTCCCGGCGATCCGTCGGGCGATCGACAGCACCGGGCATCCCGCGCTCCTCATGTCGGATGGCGTGTCGGCGATCGCGTCGCTCGAATACCAGCACGATGCATGGGGAGTCGACGTTGCCATTACCGGATCGCAAAAGGGGTTGATGCTGCCGGCGGGGCTGGCGCTGCTCGCCCTGTCGCAGCGGGCGCTGGATGCGATCGACCATGGCGCGCCGCGCGCCTACTTCGACCTCAAACCGATGCTGGCGCAAAACCAGACCGGCTATTTTCCCTACACGCCGTCGATTCCGATGCTGTACGGACTTCGCGAATCACTCGCGATGCTCCGTGAAGAAGGATTGCCGGAGGTCTTCGCACGGCATGCACGGCTCGCTGCCGGCGTTCGCGCAGCGGTCGCAGCGTGGAAGCTTTCGATCTGCTGTCGCGAACGCTCCGCAGAATCGAATACGGTGACCACGATCTACACGCCCGACGGCGTCGACGCATCGAAGCTGATCAAGCACGCATTCACCCGCTACAACCTGTCGCTCGGCGGTGGCCTCGGACCGCTCGCCGGGAAGGCGTTCCGAATCGGGCATCTCGGTGATCTGAATGAGGGGATGGTGCTCGGCGCGCTGGGGCTGGTCGAAATGGCGCTCCTCGACTCCGGCGTGAAGCTGGACCCGGGAGCTGGTGTCGCCGCGGCGCAACGCAGCTGGCTGGCCAGCTGA
- a CDS encoding alpha/beta fold hydrolase translates to MRRILALISTVTFAGLVAAPLAAQQIADRGAFIMRVGADTIVIERFAWSADTVQGQVAVKGQPRTDYVAITGPKNTVRSMTISVFREAGSDTAPMQRAAVAIRGDSLLVDVGGHIQGFHSAPGTLPLLNNSFAFAELFTRKARAAGGPVDVPAFALAGGATLGVKVTPVGADSMLLVIAGQEERLRVDPHGRILGGTIPAQRLEVLRVDPAAAAVLHLGRTDYSAPAGAPYTATEVTLPGPAGVLGGTLTMPAGATGPVPAVVTITGSGLQDRDEYIPVAGGYRPFRQLADTLSRRGIAVLRLDDRTVGLSGGTPGTTADNADDIRAAITWLRTQRGIDGTRLALVGHSEGGVIAPMIAATDPQLKGIVLMAGTAVTGRDVIYYQQRNAIENDASIPAASRETDIRAAATALDSLARSNAWMRFFLDYDPAMTARKVKVPVLILQGMTDHQVTPDQAGKLATAIRSNGNADVTVHLFPGLDHLFVPDPSGQPAGYVDLKSARVTPTVLGMIADWLVVHMSAH, encoded by the coding sequence ATGCGCCGGATTCTCGCGTTGATATCGACCGTCACATTCGCCGGCCTGGTGGCTGCGCCGCTCGCCGCACAGCAGATCGCTGATCGGGGTGCCTTCATCATGCGAGTCGGCGCCGATACCATCGTCATCGAGCGCTTTGCATGGAGCGCCGACACCGTGCAGGGACAAGTCGCCGTCAAGGGACAGCCGCGCACCGATTACGTCGCGATCACCGGACCGAAGAACACGGTGCGATCGATGACGATTTCGGTGTTCCGCGAAGCCGGCAGCGACACCGCGCCGATGCAGAGAGCGGCTGTCGCGATCCGCGGTGACTCGTTGCTCGTAGACGTCGGGGGACACATCCAGGGATTCCACTCCGCGCCGGGAACACTCCCGCTGCTCAACAACTCCTTTGCCTTCGCGGAACTCTTCACGCGCAAGGCACGCGCCGCGGGCGGCCCGGTCGACGTGCCAGCCTTTGCGCTCGCAGGCGGCGCCACGCTCGGCGTCAAGGTCACGCCGGTCGGGGCCGACTCAATGCTGTTGGTCATTGCGGGTCAGGAAGAACGCCTTCGCGTCGATCCGCACGGGCGAATCCTTGGTGGTACGATACCGGCGCAGCGTCTCGAGGTGCTCCGCGTCGATCCCGCGGCCGCTGCCGTGCTGCATCTCGGACGCACCGATTACTCGGCACCGGCTGGCGCACCGTACACCGCGACCGAAGTGACACTTCCCGGCCCGGCGGGAGTGCTCGGGGGTACGCTCACGATGCCGGCCGGTGCGACCGGGCCGGTCCCCGCAGTGGTGACGATCACGGGAAGCGGGCTGCAGGATCGCGACGAATACATCCCGGTCGCCGGGGGCTACCGTCCGTTTCGCCAGCTTGCCGACACGCTTTCACGCCGTGGCATCGCCGTGCTTCGGCTCGACGACCGGACCGTCGGGCTCTCGGGTGGAACCCCGGGCACCACCGCCGACAACGCCGACGACATCCGCGCGGCAATCACATGGCTGCGCACGCAACGCGGGATCGACGGTACGCGCCTCGCGCTCGTGGGGCACAGCGAAGGCGGCGTGATTGCGCCGATGATCGCGGCGACCGATCCGCAGTTGAAGGGAATTGTGCTGATGGCCGGCACCGCGGTGACCGGGCGCGATGTCATCTACTATCAGCAGCGCAACGCGATCGAAAACGACGCCTCGATTCCTGCCGCGTCACGCGAAACGGATATCCGCGCGGCGGCAACGGCACTCGATTCACTCGCGCGCTCCAATGCGTGGATGCGGTTCTTTCTCGATTACGATCCGGCGATGACGGCTCGCAAGGTGAAAGTCCCGGTGCTGATCCTGCAGGGGATGACCGACCATCAGGTCACGCCCGACCAGGCGGGCAAGCTCGCGACCGCGATCCGGAGCAACGGCAACGCGGATGTCACGGTCCATCTCTTTCCGGGGCTCGACCACCTCTTCGTGCCCGACCCGAGTGGACAACCTGCAGGATATGTCGATCTGAAGAGCGCGCGGGTAACGCCGACAGTCCTCGGCATGATCGCCGACTGGCTCGTCGTGCATATGTCCGCCCATTGA
- the rlmN gene encoding 23S rRNA (adenine(2503)-C(2))-methyltransferase RlmN, with amino-acid sequence MKSPAQQTILDLAPPEATRVLSSWVAEQQLPAYRVTQLLRRLWVAPVASWEGATELPKALRATLDQTFPIPRLAEEVTQESRDGTRKFLWGLADGEQIESVLIPSAGRRTLCISSQAGCALGCVFCATGRMGFRRNLATWEIVAQVRELVLRDPANKPTNIVFMGMGEPLLNWDAVDAALTILNHPDGFGIGARHITVSTVGIVPGMLALAKRPEQFRLAISLHSPHAAERQALMPIEKKYPLAEVVAAAATFERRITFEYVLIAGKNDRERDAIALASLARKLGAHVNLLPLHPGGNPDLVPAGAASIREFRGALTARGIEAVVRRSRGLDIDAACGQLRVAVERKRRADEAVAGG; translated from the coding sequence GTGAAGTCACCCGCGCAGCAGACAATTCTCGACCTGGCCCCACCCGAAGCCACCCGCGTGCTCAGTTCCTGGGTCGCCGAGCAGCAGCTGCCGGCATACCGCGTCACGCAGCTGCTGCGACGACTCTGGGTCGCACCGGTGGCTTCGTGGGAGGGAGCAACCGAGCTGCCGAAGGCGCTGCGCGCCACGCTCGATCAGACCTTCCCGATTCCACGGCTGGCCGAGGAGGTCACTCAGGAATCGCGGGACGGGACCCGGAAATTTCTCTGGGGACTTGCCGACGGGGAGCAGATCGAGTCGGTCCTGATCCCCTCCGCCGGGCGACGGACGCTCTGCATTTCCTCACAGGCGGGGTGTGCGCTGGGCTGCGTCTTCTGCGCCACCGGACGGATGGGATTTCGCCGGAACCTCGCCACCTGGGAGATCGTGGCGCAGGTGCGTGAGCTGGTGCTCCGCGATCCGGCGAACAAACCGACCAACATCGTCTTCATGGGGATGGGAGAACCGCTGCTCAACTGGGACGCGGTCGACGCGGCCCTCACGATTCTCAATCATCCGGACGGATTCGGCATCGGCGCTCGGCACATCACGGTGTCGACGGTGGGCATCGTGCCGGGGATGCTGGCGCTGGCCAAACGCCCCGAGCAGTTCCGGCTGGCGATCTCGCTGCATTCGCCGCACGCAGCCGAGCGCCAGGCGCTGATGCCGATCGAGAAGAAGTATCCGCTGGCGGAGGTCGTGGCGGCTGCAGCGACCTTCGAGCGGCGGATCACCTTCGAATATGTCCTGATTGCAGGAAAGAATGACCGCGAACGCGATGCGATTGCGCTGGCGTCGCTGGCGCGCAAACTCGGCGCCCATGTGAATCTCCTGCCGCTGCATCCCGGCGGAAATCCTGATCTGGTGCCTGCCGGCGCCGCGTCGATCCGCGAATTCCGCGGAGCGCTGACGGCGCGGGGGATCGAGGCAGTGGTCCGCCGCAGTCGCGGCCTCGACATCGACGCGGCCTGCGGACAACTGCGCGTCGCGGTCGAACGGAAACGGCGCGCCGACGAAGCCGTCGCGGGCGGATAG
- a CDS encoding SdpI family protein yields the protein MIRKLWPGILLNVIAFGFGMKMLPQLPERVASHWDAHGHVNGWMSRGSLVVMVPIVALVMAAVLSIAPRLDPKRRNFPLHAGSYWVVTNAVLAFLAAVQVLIIGYNLGWKFDFASLLGLGLGLLFILLGNVLTRVRPNWIFGIRTPWTLSSDRSWRETHRVGGYAMVVTGILGVLAAFMMPRIATQIVMVGVAASALLSIVWSYFVWKNDPEAVGRDA from the coding sequence ATGATCCGAAAGCTCTGGCCGGGGATACTGCTCAACGTGATCGCCTTCGGATTCGGAATGAAGATGCTGCCGCAGCTCCCGGAGCGCGTGGCGAGTCACTGGGACGCGCACGGGCACGTGAACGGATGGATGTCGCGCGGGAGCCTGGTCGTCATGGTACCGATCGTGGCACTGGTCATGGCGGCAGTCCTCTCGATCGCACCGCGTCTCGACCCGAAGCGACGCAACTTCCCGTTGCACGCCGGGTCGTACTGGGTCGTGACCAATGCCGTCCTCGCCTTCCTCGCAGCGGTACAGGTGCTGATCATCGGGTACAACCTTGGCTGGAAGTTCGATTTCGCGTCGCTGCTGGGACTGGGTCTCGGGCTTCTCTTCATCCTGCTGGGCAATGTCCTGACTCGCGTTCGGCCCAACTGGATCTTTGGCATCCGCACGCCATGGACGTTGTCGAGCGATCGGTCCTGGCGGGAGACTCACCGGGTCGGTGGCTATGCGATGGTGGTAACGGGGATCCTCGGCGTGCTGGCTGCGTTCATGATGCCGCGCATCGCAACACAAATCGTCATGGTCGGCGTTGCGGCGAGCGCACTACTGTCAATCGTCTGGAGTTATTTCGTGTGGAAGAACGATCCCGAAGCCGTGGGGAGGGACGCCTGA